A single Azospirillum sp. TSA2s DNA region contains:
- a CDS encoding tetratricopeptide repeat protein, with translation MATIQEAMAAAVAHHQAGRLAQAAALYHAVLDAMPGHADAAHLLGVVHLQSGQPERAVTLIRGAIQQNHRVADYHDNLGSALKALGRLEEAVAAHRQAVRLRPEFAQALYNLGNALEALGRLEEAATAFRQAAARRPGYARARFNLGNVLAALGQRADADDAYRAALADDPTFVEAHANRGSLLLALDRPQDAAAALARALALRPDHAPALSNLAAARLALGDRDRAESAARHAIASRPDLADCLLRLGEVRQRADRLGAAADAYRAALALNPALAEAHANLALVRQGQGLLDAAELGNRRALALDPSLADVRSNQAYLLLFRPGVTAAAVLEAHRDWDRVHGAPHRGRWVKPGKATAGKGPLTVAILSGDFRRHPAGLFAIRTVEALPAHDIRLLLYANQTESDDVTDRFRKAAARWIPVAGLPDAEVASRIRHDRPDVLIDLAGHNARGRPGVFARKPAPVQVAWSGYMATTGLAAMDALVADRHHVPDGMEAFYAERVLRMPDAFIAYDPPGDDTELPLTPPPCLSGGPVTFGSFNILTKLNDDVLAAWAAILRRVPDSRLLMKTKALSCPATADLWRGRLAAAGIDPGRVTMVGATNSLDHMRRCASVDVALDPFPFSGSTTTLETMWMGVPVVTLPGETFSSRHSLAFLTVAGVEGCIASDPADYVDRAVAWASDPQRLAELRRTLRSRMAAGPLCDGNRLAAALAAELRALTLAH, from the coding sequence ATGGCGACGATCCAGGAAGCGATGGCTGCCGCGGTGGCGCATCATCAGGCCGGCCGGCTTGCCCAGGCGGCGGCCCTCTACCATGCCGTGCTCGACGCCATGCCCGGCCATGCCGACGCCGCCCACCTGCTGGGGGTCGTCCATCTGCAGTCTGGCCAGCCCGAGCGCGCCGTCACCCTGATCCGCGGCGCCATCCAGCAGAATCACCGGGTCGCCGACTATCACGACAATCTGGGCAGCGCGCTGAAGGCGCTCGGCCGGCTGGAGGAGGCGGTGGCGGCCCACCGGCAGGCGGTCCGCCTGCGGCCGGAATTCGCCCAGGCGCTCTACAATCTGGGGAACGCGCTGGAGGCGCTCGGCCGGCTGGAGGAGGCGGCGACCGCCTTCCGGCAGGCGGCGGCGCGCCGTCCCGGCTACGCCCGCGCCCGCTTCAACCTGGGCAACGTGCTGGCCGCCCTCGGCCAGCGGGCCGACGCCGACGACGCCTATCGCGCCGCCCTGGCCGACGATCCGACCTTCGTCGAGGCGCATGCCAACCGAGGGTCGCTGCTGCTGGCGCTGGACCGGCCGCAGGACGCGGCGGCGGCATTGGCCCGCGCGCTGGCTCTGCGCCCCGACCATGCCCCGGCCCTGTCCAACCTCGCCGCCGCCCGTCTGGCGCTGGGCGACCGCGATCGCGCGGAAAGCGCCGCCCGCCATGCCATTGCATCCCGCCCGGATCTGGCCGACTGCCTGCTGCGGCTGGGCGAGGTGCGCCAGCGCGCCGACCGGCTGGGCGCCGCGGCCGATGCCTACCGCGCGGCGCTGGCGCTGAACCCGGCCCTGGCGGAGGCGCATGCCAACCTCGCGCTGGTGCGGCAGGGCCAGGGGCTGCTCGACGCGGCGGAGCTGGGCAACCGGCGGGCGCTGGCGCTCGATCCGTCGCTGGCCGACGTGCGCTCCAACCAAGCCTATCTCCTGCTGTTCCGGCCAGGGGTGACGGCGGCGGCGGTGCTGGAGGCGCATCGGGACTGGGATCGCGTCCATGGCGCGCCCCATCGCGGGCGCTGGGTCAAGCCCGGCAAGGCGACCGCCGGCAAGGGGCCGCTGACGGTGGCCATCCTGTCCGGCGATTTCCGCCGCCACCCCGCCGGCCTGTTCGCCATCCGCACGGTGGAGGCGCTGCCCGCCCATGACATCCGCCTGCTGCTCTACGCCAACCAGACCGAGTCCGACGACGTGACCGACCGCTTCCGCAAGGCGGCGGCGCGCTGGATCCCGGTCGCCGGCCTGCCGGATGCCGAGGTGGCGAGCCGGATCCGCCACGACCGGCCGGACGTGCTGATCGACCTCGCCGGCCACAACGCCCGCGGCCGGCCCGGCGTCTTCGCGCGCAAGCCGGCGCCGGTGCAGGTCGCGTGGTCCGGCTATATGGCGACCACCGGGCTCGCCGCCATGGATGCGCTGGTCGCCGACCGCCACCATGTGCCCGACGGAATGGAGGCGTTCTATGCGGAGCGGGTGCTGCGCATGCCCGACGCCTTCATCGCCTATGATCCGCCCGGCGACGATACGGAGCTTCCGCTGACGCCGCCGCCCTGCCTGTCGGGCGGGCCGGTCACCTTCGGCAGCTTCAACATCCTGACCAAGCTGAACGACGATGTGCTGGCGGCCTGGGCCGCCATCCTGCGGCGGGTGCCGGACTCCCGCCTGCTGATGAAGACCAAGGCGCTGTCCTGTCCCGCCACCGCCGATCTGTGGCGCGGCCGGCTGGCCGCCGCCGGCATCGACCCCGGCCGGGTGACGATGGTCGGCGCCACCAACAGCCTGGACCACATGCGGCGCTGCGCGTCGGTCGACGTGGCGCTCGACCCCTTCCCGTTTTCCGGCAGCACCACGACGCTGGAGACGATGTGGATGGGTGTGCCGGTCGTCACCCTGCCGGGGGAGACCTTCTCCAGCCGCCATTCGCTGGCCTTCCTGACCGTGGCGGGGGTGGAGGGCTGCATCGCTTCCGACCCGGCCGACTATGTGGACCGCGCCGTCGCCTGGGCGTCCGACCCGCAGCGGCTGGCGGAACTGCGCCGAACCTTGCGCAGCCGCATGGCAGCCGGCCCGCTGTGCGACGGCAACCGGCTGGCCGCCGCCCTGGCGGCGGAGCTGCGGGCGCTGACCCTGGCGCATTGA
- a CDS encoding sorbosone dehydrogenase family protein yields MLSATVAVLSLAGCGDQATLPVSAGTGPNPTLPEPKSSLIPTVNIADAVGWPQGAQPVAAQGLSITPFATGLDHPRWLLALPNGDILVAETNAPPKPEDGKGIKGWVMGLVMGKAGAKTPSADRITLLRDTDGDGKADVREPFLQGLYSPFGMALVGNDLYIANTDAVVKVPYKEGDTKITAKPVKVVDLPAGPINHHWTKNIIASRDGGKLYATVGSNSNVGENGMEAEQGRAAIWEIDLKTGAHRIFASGLRNPNGMDWNPVTGELWTAVNERDEIGSDLVPDYMTSVKDGGFYGWPYSYYGQHVDQRVEPQRPDLVAKAIPPDYALGPHTASLGFTFSRQGELPPNLQQGAFIGQHGSWNREPASGYKVIFVPFQNGKPSGEPVDVLAGFLDKDGKAQGRPVGVTLDGKGALLVADDVGNAVWRVSGSSAAQSAERPDQPAQ; encoded by the coding sequence ATGCTTTCCGCGACGGTCGCGGTCCTGTCGCTCGCCGGCTGCGGCGATCAGGCGACGCTGCCGGTGTCGGCCGGCACCGGTCCCAACCCGACCCTGCCGGAACCGAAATCCTCGCTGATCCCCACCGTCAACATCGCCGACGCCGTCGGCTGGCCGCAGGGAGCGCAGCCGGTCGCGGCCCAGGGGCTGAGCATCACCCCCTTCGCCACCGGGCTGGACCATCCGCGCTGGCTGCTGGCTCTGCCCAACGGCGACATCCTGGTGGCGGAGACCAACGCCCCGCCGAAGCCGGAGGACGGCAAGGGCATCAAGGGCTGGGTGATGGGGCTGGTGATGGGCAAGGCCGGCGCCAAGACGCCCAGCGCCGACCGCATCACCCTGCTGCGCGACACCGACGGCGACGGCAAGGCCGATGTCCGCGAACCCTTCCTGCAGGGGCTCTATTCGCCCTTCGGCATGGCGCTGGTCGGCAACGACCTCTACATCGCCAACACCGACGCGGTGGTGAAGGTGCCCTACAAGGAGGGCGACACGAAGATCACCGCCAAGCCGGTGAAGGTCGTCGACCTGCCGGCCGGGCCGATCAACCACCATTGGACCAAGAACATCATCGCCAGCCGCGACGGCGGCAAGCTCTACGCCACCGTCGGCTCCAACAGCAATGTCGGCGAGAACGGGATGGAGGCGGAGCAGGGCCGCGCCGCCATCTGGGAGATCGACCTGAAGACCGGCGCGCACCGCATCTTCGCGTCCGGCCTGCGCAACCCCAACGGCATGGACTGGAATCCGGTGACCGGCGAGCTGTGGACCGCCGTCAACGAGCGCGACGAGATCGGCAGCGACCTCGTCCCCGACTACATGACCTCGGTGAAGGACGGCGGTTTCTACGGCTGGCCCTACAGCTATTACGGCCAGCATGTCGACCAGCGGGTGGAGCCGCAGCGCCCCGACCTCGTCGCCAAGGCGATCCCGCCGGACTATGCGTTGGGTCCGCACACCGCCTCGCTCGGCTTCACCTTCTCCCGTCAGGGGGAGTTGCCGCCGAACCTGCAGCAGGGCGCCTTCATCGGCCAGCACGGCTCCTGGAACCGCGAGCCGGCCAGCGGCTACAAGGTGATCTTCGTGCCCTTCCAGAACGGCAAGCCGTCGGGCGAACCGGTGGACGTGCTGGCCGGCTTCCTCGACAAGGACGGCAAGGCTCAGGGCCGCCCGGTCGGCGTCACGTTGGACGGCAAGGGCGCGCTGCTGGTCGCCGACGATGTCGGCAATGCCGTCTGGCGCGTCAGCGGCAGCAGTGCCGCGCAGTCTGCGGAGCGGCCGGACCAGCCGGCGCAGTGA
- a CDS encoding cysteine desulfurase family protein: MIYLDHLASTPLDPQVLEAMLPWMRAQAAGNPHAAHPAGWRAGDAIAQARAEVAALVGAQPGEVVFTSGATEANTLALLGGVPAGGGCVVSAVEHASVLGCLPELRRRGHAVAILPVDADGRVDPAALDDALAGLPTPALVSVMAANNEVGTIQPLAELAAVAARHGATMHSDAVQALSTRALDMAALGLHGLSLSGHKLYGPMGIGALIVRRPFRPVPASPGGGQQRGLRGGTLPTPLCVGLGVACRLARERREEDARRIGELRDRLWQRLQSRLPGIRRNGAADGLAGCLNVTIPGIDAADRLLDLPELAVATGSACHSGASEASHVLLALGLSVMDAHASLRFGLGRGTTAAEADEAADRLAAALGSAKPRE, encoded by the coding sequence ATGATCTATCTCGACCATCTGGCCTCGACGCCGCTCGACCCGCAGGTTCTTGAGGCGATGCTGCCCTGGATGCGGGCGCAAGCGGCCGGCAACCCGCATGCCGCCCATCCGGCAGGCTGGCGCGCCGGCGACGCCATCGCGCAGGCGCGGGCGGAGGTCGCGGCCCTGGTCGGCGCGCAGCCGGGCGAGGTGGTCTTCACTTCCGGCGCCACCGAGGCCAACACGCTGGCGCTGCTGGGCGGCGTTCCGGCGGGGGGCGGCTGCGTCGTCTCGGCGGTGGAGCATGCCAGCGTGCTGGGCTGCCTGCCGGAGTTGCGGCGGCGCGGCCACGCGGTGGCGATCCTGCCGGTGGACGCCGACGGCCGGGTCGATCCTGCCGCTTTGGACGACGCCCTGGCCGGTTTGCCGACACCGGCGCTGGTGTCGGTGATGGCCGCCAACAACGAGGTCGGAACGATCCAGCCGCTGGCCGAGTTGGCGGCGGTCGCGGCGCGCCATGGTGCGACGATGCACAGCGACGCGGTGCAGGCCCTGAGCACGCGCGCCCTCGACATGGCGGCGCTCGGGCTCCACGGCCTCAGCCTGTCGGGGCACAAGCTTTATGGACCGATGGGAATCGGCGCCCTGATCGTCCGCCGCCCTTTCCGGCCCGTGCCGGCCTCACCCGGTGGCGGGCAGCAGCGCGGCCTGCGGGGCGGAACCTTGCCGACGCCGCTCTGCGTCGGGCTGGGTGTCGCCTGCCGGCTGGCCCGTGAACGGCGAGAGGAGGATGCCCGGCGCATCGGCGAATTGCGCGACCGGCTGTGGCAACGGCTGCAGAGTCGCCTGCCCGGCATCCGCCGCAATGGCGCGGCGGATGGACTGGCCGGTTGCCTCAACGTCACCATACCCGGCATCGACGCCGCCGACCGACTGCTGGATCTGCCGGAGCTTGCCGTCGCCACCGGCTCCGCCTGCCACAGCGGGGCGAGCGAGGCGTCGCATGTGCTGCTGGCGCTCGGTCTCTCCGTCATGGATGCCCATGCCAGCCTGCGGTTCGGCCTTGGCCGCGGCACGACGGCGGCGGAGGCGGACGAGGCGGCCGACCGGCTGGCCGCCGCGCTGGGTTCGGCGAAGCCAAGGGAATGA
- a CDS encoding porin, whose protein sequence is MAVDVSWGELEIGQADSARNRLVGAAALPASTGAGSRTAKLSYYTPPLRGFELGASYTPMPRGAGDMPDPREAMHLVEAAVRKTILMGSVSTRLSAGTSRARVRGDSRRLPRQSWIVGTQFAWQSVTLDGDLRQQQEADGLLVRSLNAALAYGRGDMTLSFRARRTLPENGAASDHYLADLAYHITPRWQVMADTNIDSGAGSMGTVVKVGTRLVF, encoded by the coding sequence TTGGCCGTCGATGTCTCGTGGGGAGAGCTGGAGATCGGGCAAGCCGACAGTGCCCGCAACCGGCTGGTGGGGGCGGCGGCCTTGCCGGCTTCCACCGGGGCCGGCAGCCGGACGGCGAAGCTGAGCTATTACACCCCGCCACTGCGCGGTTTCGAACTGGGCGCCAGCTATACCCCGATGCCGCGCGGCGCCGGCGACATGCCCGACCCGCGCGAGGCCATGCATCTGGTTGAGGCGGCGGTGCGCAAGACCATCCTGATGGGCAGCGTCAGCACCCGCCTTTCCGCCGGAACCAGCCGGGCACGGGTGCGCGGCGACAGCCGCCGGCTGCCGCGCCAGTCCTGGATCGTCGGCACCCAGTTCGCGTGGCAGAGCGTGACGCTCGACGGCGACCTGCGCCAGCAACAGGAGGCCGACGGCCTGTTGGTCCGCAGCCTGAACGCGGCGCTGGCCTATGGACGTGGCGACATGACCCTGTCCTTCCGGGCGCGGCGGACGCTGCCGGAGAATGGCGCGGCCAGCGACCATTACCTTGCCGATCTTGCCTACCACATCACGCCGCGCTGGCAGGTGATGGCCGACACCAACATCGACAGCGGTGCCGGGTCCATGGGCACGGTGGTCAAGGTCGGCACCCGGCTGGTGTTCTAG
- a CDS encoding 5-oxoprolinase subunit PxpA, producing MPSIDLNCDMGEGYGAWTMGDDRAMLDIVTSANIACGFHAGDPTIMADTARLAGEKGVRIGAHPGFEDRPGFGRRVIRGITTTEVERLVAYQVGALQACAALSGQRVTHVKPHGALYNMAAVEPDLAGAIARAIKAVDPALLFVVPPLSAMERAGQDVGLRVAREAFADRTYEDDGTLTPRTVAGSVIHDPDLAAARVVRMVLDGAVESRHGTRLPIVADTICVHGDTPTAVAMAATVRRALEAAGVVVRAVA from the coding sequence ATGCCGAGCATCGATCTGAATTGCGACATGGGGGAAGGGTACGGCGCCTGGACCATGGGCGACGACCGGGCGATGCTGGACATCGTCACCTCCGCCAACATCGCCTGCGGCTTTCATGCCGGCGATCCCACCATCATGGCCGACACCGCCCGGCTGGCCGGGGAGAAGGGGGTGCGCATCGGCGCCCATCCCGGTTTCGAGGACCGCCCCGGCTTCGGCCGCCGGGTGATCCGCGGCATCACCACCACGGAGGTCGAACGGCTGGTCGCCTATCAGGTCGGCGCGCTCCAGGCCTGTGCCGCGCTGTCGGGCCAGCGGGTGACCCATGTGAAGCCGCACGGCGCGCTCTACAACATGGCGGCGGTGGAGCCGGATCTGGCCGGCGCCATCGCCCGCGCCATCAAGGCGGTGGACCCCGCCCTGCTGTTCGTCGTCCCGCCGCTGAGCGCCATGGAGCGTGCCGGGCAGGATGTGGGTCTGCGCGTCGCGCGCGAGGCCTTCGCCGACCGCACCTATGAGGATGACGGCACGCTGACGCCACGGACTGTCGCCGGATCGGTGATCCATGACCCGGATCTGGCGGCGGCACGGGTGGTGCGGATGGTGCTGGACGGGGCGGTGGAAAGCCGCCACGGCACCCGCCTGCCGATCGTGGCGGACACCATCTGCGTCCATGGCGACACGCCGACCGCGGTCGCCATGGCGGCGACCGTCCGCCGCGCGTTGGAGGCGGCGGGCGTTGTGGTGCGGGCGGTGGCGTAA
- a CDS encoding methyl-accepting chemotaxis protein, whose product MLQRVGRTLAMRVVVPIALMVTVISATGIAAVVTVNREDARTALEDRAAVTVRVIAGGLAEPLWNVDADSAAAQLAALANDPDYLGSRVLDPKGQLFAKSGDVSDGDPSVLVRRADIQRKSGARVDTLGTVEIHLSPRRAEVQARERAWLLAGGGLAALVALCGVLFLMVRGATRPIVRLTGVMTRLADGDGVADVPSLDRRDEIGRMAAAVQVFKEQGAAKQRLEAEQVALRRQAEAERHAAIAAVADDFERRVGSVLGEVLRTTDGMGTATRSLADVAEQNGQVSRQAAGNAAAVNASVDGMAAAVDELVASIREISVQAQHSQSIADEASRRASKATEQVAGLVQASDRVSAVVTLIHAIAKQTNLLALNATIEAARAGEAGKGFAVVAGEVKALATQTAKATEDIETQIRAIQGSTGSAADEIVEIARVVESLSQISASIAAAVEEQNAATAEIGRGVAEAAQGVRALLGDVNVTSDVAGQTGAASNQLDGAAGMLAEQMGAMRSEVAGFIHSLRQSEAA is encoded by the coding sequence ATGCTGCAGCGTGTGGGCCGTACCCTTGCCATGCGTGTCGTCGTTCCCATCGCCCTGATGGTCACGGTCATCAGCGCGACCGGCATAGCCGCCGTCGTCACCGTCAACCGCGAGGATGCCCGCACCGCGTTGGAGGACCGGGCCGCCGTCACCGTCCGCGTCATCGCCGGCGGGCTGGCGGAGCCGCTGTGGAACGTCGATGCCGACTCCGCCGCGGCGCAGCTGGCGGCGCTGGCCAACGATCCCGACTATCTCGGCAGCCGGGTGCTCGACCCGAAGGGGCAGCTCTTCGCCAAAAGCGGCGACGTGTCGGACGGCGATCCGTCGGTGCTGGTCCGCCGCGCCGACATCCAGCGCAAGAGCGGCGCCCGCGTCGATACGCTTGGCACGGTGGAAATCCACCTGTCGCCGCGCCGGGCGGAGGTCCAGGCGCGGGAGCGGGCATGGCTGCTGGCCGGCGGTGGGCTGGCGGCGCTGGTGGCGCTGTGCGGTGTGCTGTTCCTGATGGTGCGCGGCGCCACCCGTCCCATCGTCCGCCTGACCGGGGTGATGACGCGGCTGGCCGACGGCGATGGGGTGGCCGACGTGCCGTCGCTCGACCGCCGCGACGAGATCGGCCGCATGGCCGCCGCCGTCCAGGTCTTCAAAGAGCAGGGCGCCGCCAAGCAGCGGCTGGAGGCCGAACAGGTCGCACTGCGCCGGCAGGCCGAGGCGGAGCGGCATGCCGCCATCGCTGCGGTCGCCGATGATTTCGAACGTCGCGTCGGCAGCGTGCTGGGCGAGGTGCTGCGCACCACCGACGGCATGGGCACCGCCACCCGCAGCCTTGCCGATGTGGCGGAGCAGAACGGCCAGGTCAGCCGGCAGGCCGCCGGCAACGCCGCGGCGGTGAACGCCTCGGTCGACGGCATGGCCGCCGCGGTGGACGAGCTGGTGGCATCGATCCGCGAGATCTCGGTCCAGGCGCAGCATTCGCAGTCCATCGCCGACGAGGCGTCGCGCCGGGCCTCAAAGGCGACGGAGCAGGTGGCGGGGCTGGTCCAGGCCTCCGACCGGGTGTCGGCGGTGGTGACGCTGATCCACGCCATCGCCAAGCAGACCAACCTGCTGGCGCTGAACGCCACCATCGAGGCCGCCCGCGCCGGGGAGGCCGGCAAGGGCTTCGCCGTCGTCGCCGGCGAGGTGAAGGCGCTGGCGACCCAGACCGCCAAGGCGACCGAGGACATCGAGACGCAAATCCGCGCCATCCAGGGCTCCACCGGCTCCGCCGCCGACGAGATCGTCGAGATCGCCCGCGTGGTGGAGAGCCTCAGCCAGATCAGCGCCTCCATCGCCGCGGCGGTGGAGGAGCAGAACGCGGCGACGGCGGAAATCGGCCGTGGCGTTGCTGAGGCGGCGCAAGGGGTTCGCGCCCTCCTGGGCGACGTCAACGTCACCTCCGACGTGGCAGGGCAGACCGGCGCCGCGTCCAACCAGCTGGACGGTGCCGCCGGCATGCTGGCGGAGCAGATGGGGGCGATGCGCAGCGAGGTTGCCGGCTTCATCCATTCCCTGCGACAGTCGGAGGCGGCGTGA
- a CDS encoding biotin-dependent carboxyltransferase family protein yields MTSHLRVVAAGPSSTLQDRGRIGYQRYGVSVAGAADPLLHAVANALVGNRPGEGAVEFTLAGDSIVVEGGPVRIAVAADAELTVDGEPVPAWTSLRLTDGQTLRIGALRSGMRGYWAVESGFALQPVLGSVATHIRSRMGGLDGSALKAGDRLPLALDQAADRGERCFDPSLLPARGGRLRVMLGPQQDYFTPAGIEAFLEEDYTVSHEADRMGCRLDGPVIEHARGFNITSDGIPLGAVQVPGTGRPIVLLADRQTTGGYPKIACVVGPDVAALAQMRPGERLRFTPVDATEAGRIQARHREMVDGLPALLQSAGGFALYDSGRLLGFNLIGGAVTGWD; encoded by the coding sequence ATGACCAGCCATCTTCGTGTCGTGGCTGCCGGTCCCAGCTCCACCCTGCAGGATCGCGGGCGGATCGGGTATCAGCGCTATGGTGTCTCGGTCGCCGGAGCGGCCGATCCGCTCCTGCATGCGGTCGCCAACGCCCTGGTCGGCAATCGGCCGGGGGAGGGGGCGGTGGAGTTCACCCTGGCCGGCGACAGCATCGTGGTGGAAGGCGGGCCGGTGCGCATTGCCGTCGCCGCCGATGCCGAACTGACGGTCGATGGCGAGCCGGTTCCGGCCTGGACCAGCCTGCGCTTGACCGACGGACAGACCCTGCGCATCGGCGCCTTGCGCAGCGGCATGCGCGGCTATTGGGCGGTGGAGAGCGGTTTCGCGCTTCAGCCGGTCCTGGGCAGCGTCGCCACCCACATACGCAGCCGTATGGGCGGGCTGGACGGCAGTGCGCTGAAGGCCGGCGACCGGCTGCCGTTGGCGTTGGATCAGGCGGCGGACAGGGGAGAGCGCTGCTTCGACCCCTCTCTGTTGCCGGCTCGCGGCGGGCGGCTGCGCGTCATGCTGGGGCCGCAGCAGGATTACTTCACCCCGGCCGGGATCGAAGCCTTCCTGGAGGAGGACTACACCGTCAGCCACGAGGCCGACCGCATGGGCTGCCGGCTGGACGGCCCGGTGATCGAGCATGCCCGCGGCTTCAACATCACCTCCGACGGCATCCCGCTGGGCGCCGTGCAGGTGCCGGGGACCGGGCGGCCCATCGTGCTGCTGGCCGACCGTCAGACAACCGGCGGATATCCCAAGATCGCCTGCGTCGTCGGGCCGGACGTCGCGGCGCTGGCGCAGATGCGGCCCGGCGAGCGGCTGCGCTTCACCCCGGTCGATGCGACGGAGGCCGGGCGCATCCAGGCCCGCCATCGCGAGATGGTGGACGGCCTGCCGGCGCTCCTGCAATCGGCCGGCGGTTTCGCGCTGTACGACAGCGGCCGGCTGCTCGGCTTCAACCTGATCGGCGGTGCCGTCACCGGCTGGGACTGA
- the pxpB gene encoding 5-oxoprolinase subunit PxpB: MSVTTSFPAPVLRAAGDSALIVELGDGIAQDLNAAVHRLDRRIADAGLPGIVETVPTYRSILVQFDPAVMAAEPLGQALLDLAAELTQAAAEPQLRWIVPVCFGGAHGEDLDDVARRSGLSAEEVVRLHCTADYRVYMLGFSPGFAYLGGLPEVLHQPRRENPRMVTPAGSVMQGGAQAAISPIAMPSGWHLLGRTPAKTFDLKREPPFLLAPGDRIRFTAISAAEFDRLEGLSGYLPDCETVTAPAALLQGAAA; this comes from the coding sequence ATGAGCGTGACCACTTCGTTTCCGGCGCCCGTTCTGCGGGCGGCCGGGGACAGCGCCCTGATCGTCGAGTTGGGCGACGGCATCGCCCAGGATCTGAACGCCGCCGTCCACCGACTGGACCGCCGCATCGCCGACGCCGGCCTTCCCGGCATCGTGGAGACGGTGCCGACATACCGCTCGATCCTGGTGCAGTTCGACCCGGCGGTCATGGCGGCGGAGCCTTTGGGGCAAGCCCTGCTGGACCTTGCGGCGGAACTGACCCAGGCGGCGGCCGAACCGCAACTGCGCTGGATCGTGCCGGTCTGCTTCGGCGGCGCTCACGGTGAGGATCTGGACGATGTGGCGCGCCGGTCGGGGCTGAGCGCGGAGGAGGTGGTGCGGCTGCACTGCACCGCCGACTACCGCGTCTATATGCTGGGCTTCTCCCCCGGCTTCGCCTATCTCGGCGGGCTGCCGGAGGTGCTGCACCAGCCCCGGCGCGAGAACCCGCGCATGGTCACCCCGGCGGGCAGCGTCATGCAGGGCGGGGCGCAGGCGGCGATCTCCCCCATCGCCATGCCCAGCGGCTGGCATCTGCTGGGCCGCACGCCGGCAAAGACCTTCGATCTTAAGCGAGAACCGCCCTTCCTGCTGGCGCCGGGCGACCGCATCCGCTTCACGGCGATCAGTGCCGCCGAGTTCGATCGGCTGGAGGGGCTGAGCGGTTACCTGCCCGACTGCGAGACGGTGACTGCGCCCGCCGCCCTGCTGCAGGGAGCTGCCGCATGA
- a CDS encoding ABC transporter substrate-binding protein yields the protein MPRPFSARLLSSSILAAGLLAVAAPASADQLRMVALSFPPLIYDDGGKPAGIAYDIVTEAMKSSGHSVTVEIMPWARALDTVREGGADAIFTAYKTPEREQFLNYSTQVLVPQVVSLFVAKDSPVSFDGDLTKLADRKFGVVNQISYGSIVDDAIKTGVLPAVEKSNDSDSNVKKLVSGRFDVMPSNRYVAQYFLKQAGALDKVKELTPAVQDIPSYIAFTKARDTTKLRDEFDKGVAAMRASGAYQQILDKYAR from the coding sequence ATGCCGCGTCCGTTCTCCGCCCGCCTGCTGTCCTCGTCCATTCTCGCCGCCGGCCTGCTGGCCGTCGCGGCACCGGCATCGGCCGACCAGCTGCGCATGGTGGCGCTCAGCTTTCCGCCGCTGATCTATGACGACGGCGGCAAGCCGGCCGGCATCGCCTATGACATCGTGACGGAGGCGATGAAATCCTCGGGCCATAGCGTGACGGTAGAGATCATGCCGTGGGCGCGTGCGCTCGACACCGTGCGCGAGGGCGGGGCGGACGCAATCTTCACCGCCTACAAGACGCCGGAGCGCGAACAGTTCCTGAACTACTCCACCCAGGTGCTGGTGCCGCAGGTGGTGTCGCTGTTCGTGGCGAAGGACAGCCCGGTCAGCTTTGACGGCGACCTGACCAAGCTGGCCGACCGCAAGTTCGGCGTGGTCAACCAGATCAGCTACGGCTCCATCGTCGACGACGCGATCAAGACCGGCGTGCTGCCGGCGGTGGAGAAGTCGAACGACAGCGACAGCAACGTGAAGAAGCTGGTCTCCGGCCGCTTCGACGTGATGCCCAGCAACCGCTATGTCGCGCAGTATTTCCTGAAGCAGGCCGGCGCGCTGGACAAGGTGAAGGAACTGACCCCCGCGGTGCAGGACATTCCCAGCTACATCGCCTTCACCAAGGCGCGCGACACCACGAAGCTGCGCGACGAGTTCGACAAGGGCGTCGCGGCGATGAGGGCCAGCGGCGCCTATCAGCAGATCCTGGACAAATACGCCCGCTGA